A region from the Variovorax paradoxus genome encodes:
- a CDS encoding LysR substrate-binding domain-containing protein produces MPRIDVNRSGEMEAFVQVVESGGFSAAARLLGMTPSAVSKLVARLELRLGIQLVHRSTRKLQLTPEGLHFYERSTRVLADMDEAERCAAAGAAPRGRVSINASVSFGHHKLVPLVPRLLELHPQITLDIALTDRIVDLMDERADIAIRWGQLPSSDLVARRLGETSQSIVASPGYLAKYGTPHTPQELEAHNRLGWSYRRNAPDWPLRVDGRMIALPVAGPVRAGDGETLRQLAIAGAGVARLSLYHIQHDIDAGRLVPLLEEFNPGEVEPIHAVYIGKAGTLPARVRAVLDFLVACSGVGGGRYTRRRTAPMPANSTVT; encoded by the coding sequence ATGCCCCGCATCGATGTCAACCGCTCCGGCGAAATGGAAGCCTTCGTGCAGGTGGTCGAATCCGGCGGGTTCTCGGCCGCAGCGCGCCTGCTCGGCATGACGCCTTCGGCCGTGAGCAAGCTCGTGGCACGGCTCGAGCTGCGGCTGGGCATCCAGCTGGTGCACCGCTCCACGCGCAAGCTGCAGCTCACGCCCGAGGGCCTGCATTTCTACGAGCGCAGCACGCGCGTGCTGGCCGACATGGACGAGGCCGAGCGCTGCGCCGCCGCGGGCGCCGCGCCGCGCGGGCGCGTAAGCATCAACGCGAGCGTGTCCTTCGGGCACCACAAGCTGGTGCCGCTGGTGCCGCGCCTGCTCGAACTGCATCCGCAGATCACGCTGGACATTGCGCTCACCGACCGCATCGTCGACCTGATGGACGAGCGCGCCGACATCGCGATCCGCTGGGGCCAGCTGCCGTCGTCGGACCTGGTGGCACGGCGCCTGGGCGAAACCAGCCAGTCCATCGTGGCCTCGCCCGGCTACCTTGCCAAGTACGGCACGCCGCACACGCCGCAGGAGCTGGAAGCGCACAACCGCCTGGGCTGGAGCTACCGGCGCAATGCGCCCGACTGGCCGCTGCGCGTGGACGGACGAATGATTGCGCTGCCCGTGGCCGGGCCGGTGCGCGCGGGAGACGGAGAAACCCTGCGCCAGCTGGCGATTGCCGGTGCGGGTGTGGCGCGGCTGTCGCTGTATCACATCCAGCACGACATCGATGCCGGCCGGCTGGTGCCGCTGCTCGAGGAATTCAACCCGGGCGAGGTGGAGCCGATCCACGCGGTGTATATCGGCAAGGCCGGCACCTTGCCGGCACGCGTGCGCGCGGTGCTCGATTTCCTGGTGGCCTGCTCGGGCGTGGGAGGAGGGCGCTATACGCGGAGGCGCACCGCGCCGATGCCCGCGAATTCCACCGTCACCTGA
- a CDS encoding pyridoxal-phosphate-dependent aminotransferase family protein, protein MLQLDIHPTGRHFLQIPGPSPVPDRILRAMSLPTIDHRGPEFGTLGLKVLGGIRQIFKTKHPVAIYPASGTGAWEAALANTLSPGDHVLMYETGHFATLWEKMATRLGLSTEFLAWSGKDDQLPAAPSWRRGVQADLIEARLRKDTEKKIKAVCVVHNETSTGVTSDIASVRKAIDAAGHPALLMVDSISGLASADFRHDEWGVDVTISGSQKGLMLPPGISFNALSPRALEAAKGAKLPRAFWAWDEIVEMNKDGYWPYTPNTNLLYGLSESLDMLLGEGLDNVFARHQRWAAGVRAAVNAWGLPIQCADPAVYSPVLTGVITPEGVDADALRRLIHQRFDLSLGTGLGKLKGRMFRMGHLGDSNDLTLVAMVAGVEMGMKLSGIKLAGSGVQAAMDHFASHSAAPASLQKAA, encoded by the coding sequence ATGCTGCAACTCGACATCCATCCCACCGGCCGCCACTTCCTCCAGATCCCCGGCCCCAGTCCGGTGCCCGACCGCATCCTGCGGGCCATGAGCCTGCCGACCATCGACCACCGCGGGCCCGAGTTCGGCACGCTGGGGCTCAAGGTGCTCGGCGGCATCCGGCAGATCTTCAAGACGAAGCATCCGGTCGCGATCTACCCCGCTTCCGGCACCGGTGCCTGGGAGGCTGCGCTCGCGAACACCTTGAGCCCGGGCGATCACGTGCTGATGTACGAGACCGGCCACTTCGCGACGCTCTGGGAGAAGATGGCCACGCGCCTGGGCCTCTCGACCGAATTCCTCGCCTGGTCCGGCAAGGACGACCAATTGCCCGCCGCACCCAGCTGGCGCCGTGGCGTGCAGGCCGACCTCATCGAGGCGCGCCTGCGCAAGGACACCGAAAAGAAGATCAAGGCCGTGTGCGTGGTGCACAACGAAACCTCCACCGGCGTCACTTCCGACATCGCCTCGGTGCGCAAGGCCATCGATGCGGCGGGCCACCCGGCGCTGCTGATGGTCGACAGCATCTCGGGCCTGGCGAGCGCCGATTTCCGGCACGACGAATGGGGCGTGGACGTCACCATCAGCGGCTCGCAAAAGGGCCTGATGCTGCCGCCGGGCATCAGCTTCAACGCACTTTCGCCGCGCGCGCTCGAAGCCGCCAAGGGCGCAAAGCTGCCGCGCGCGTTCTGGGCCTGGGACGAGATCGTGGAGATGAACAAGGACGGCTACTGGCCCTACACGCCCAACACCAACCTGCTCTACGGGCTTTCGGAATCGCTCGACATGCTGCTTGGCGAGGGCCTCGACAACGTCTTCGCGCGCCACCAGCGCTGGGCCGCCGGCGTGCGCGCGGCGGTCAATGCCTGGGGCCTGCCGATCCAGTGCGCCGACCCGGCCGTGTATTCGCCCGTGCTCACCGGCGTGATCACGCCCGAAGGCGTCGATGCCGATGCGCTGCGCCGGCTCATCCACCAGCGCTTCGACCTCTCGCTGGGCACGGGCCTGGGCAAGCTCAAGGGCCGCATGTTCCGCATGGGCCACCTGGGCGACAGCAACGACCTGACGCTGGTGGCCATGGTGGCGGGCGTGGAAATGGGCATGAAGCTCAGCGGCATCAAGCTGGCGGGCAGTGGCGTGCAGGCGGCGATGGATCATTTCGCGAGCCACTCGGCGGCGCCTGCCAGCCTGCAGAAGGCCGCGTAG
- a CDS encoding MFS transporter, translated as MKTALPRPFVYLAWSNLAAQSAEQLSLAAVPLVAVLMFGAGPGEIGFLAAIQTLPFLLLSMPLGVLADRMSRQRLMVASEGLRAVSLLVLLAMVLSSRLGIGWLAVLGFLGAVGTVGFSVAAPALVPALVPRDALAAANGRLELARSAAFTAGPALAGALVAWAGASTAFVLAAVLSVTAVGLLLRLAEAPRPAASRRHPLLDVRDGARFVWRHELLRPMLMTGAVFNISWFVLQAGYVPYAVRVLGLGAQAVGFTLAMYGAGMVAGALLTSRVVARLPFGRAIQVGPAVAVVAAAAMAATLVVPAASLAALSFFLFGAGPMVWTITTTTLRQSVTASAMLGRVSAVFLTINAGARPIGAALGGVVGATWGEPACLLLALAGFFLQAGIIFASRIAGLHRLPVAAA; from the coding sequence ATGAAAACCGCCCTTCCCCGTCCCTTTGTCTACCTTGCGTGGTCCAACCTCGCGGCGCAGTCCGCCGAGCAGCTGAGCCTTGCAGCGGTGCCGCTGGTCGCGGTGCTCATGTTCGGTGCGGGGCCGGGCGAGATCGGCTTTCTCGCCGCCATCCAGACGCTGCCTTTTCTGCTGCTGTCGATGCCGCTGGGCGTGCTGGCCGATCGCATGTCGCGGCAGCGGCTGATGGTGGCATCCGAGGGGCTGCGTGCCGTCTCGCTGCTGGTGCTGCTGGCCATGGTGCTGTCGTCCAGGCTCGGCATCGGCTGGCTCGCGGTGCTCGGGTTCCTGGGTGCGGTCGGCACCGTGGGCTTCAGCGTCGCGGCGCCCGCGCTGGTGCCGGCACTCGTGCCGCGCGATGCATTGGCAGCCGCCAACGGCCGGCTGGAGCTTGCGCGCAGCGCGGCGTTCACGGCCGGGCCTGCGCTGGCGGGCGCGCTGGTCGCGTGGGCGGGTGCCTCGACGGCCTTCGTGCTGGCGGCCGTGCTCTCGGTCACGGCGGTGGGCCTGCTGCTGCGCCTGGCCGAAGCGCCGCGCCCGGCCGCATCGCGGCGCCATCCGCTGCTCGATGTGCGCGATGGCGCGCGCTTTGTCTGGCGGCACGAATTGCTGCGGCCCATGCTGATGACCGGCGCGGTCTTCAACATCTCGTGGTTCGTGCTGCAGGCCGGCTACGTGCCGTATGCGGTGCGGGTTCTGGGCCTTGGCGCGCAGGCGGTCGGCTTCACGCTGGCGATGTACGGCGCGGGCATGGTGGCGGGCGCACTGCTGACATCGCGCGTGGTTGCGCGCCTGCCGTTCGGCCGTGCGATCCAGGTCGGTCCTGCCGTGGCGGTTGTTGCCGCGGCGGCCATGGCGGCCACGCTGGTGGTGCCGGCCGCATCGCTGGCCGCGCTGTCGTTCTTTCTCTTCGGCGCCGGGCCGATGGTCTGGACCATCACCACCACCACGCTGCGGCAGAGCGTCACGGCCTCGGCGATGCTGGGCCGGGTGTCGGCGGTGTTCCTCACGATCAATGCGGGCGCCCGGCCGATCGGTGCCGCGCTGGGCGGCGTTGTGGGCGCAACGTGGGGCGAGCCGGCCTGCCTGCTGCTCGCGCTGGCGGGTTTCTTCTTGCAGGCGGGAATCATTTTTGCCTCGCGCATCGCGGGGCTGCACCGGCTGCCGGTTGCGGCGGCGTGA
- a CDS encoding fumarylacetoacetate hydrolase family protein, which yields MTTSMTALADALIAARRNNRTLDAAPWTDALQDATQAYEVQDAVAAALGWFGDDGAVPRHWKSGGGSRSATLTHAPLPPAGVRQGPAEFSDLAFHTPGIEAEIALRLGQDVTPAQAAKLDHGNAASLIDAMAVSVEIVDSRWQDLAATPALLRLADSQVHGALVLGEWQPYAAVDWASQRCETKVGNAKTVVREGTHPLADPAWLLPIWLRHITRHGQTAPAGTVVTTGSWVGIVPCRRGDQVTVEFAGIGAVRLRV from the coding sequence ATGACCACTTCAATGACCGCCCTCGCCGACGCCCTGATCGCCGCGCGCCGGAACAACCGCACCCTCGACGCCGCGCCCTGGACCGATGCGCTGCAAGACGCAACCCAGGCCTATGAAGTGCAGGACGCCGTGGCCGCCGCGCTCGGCTGGTTCGGTGACGATGGCGCCGTCCCCCGTCATTGGAAATCCGGCGGCGGCTCGCGCAGCGCCACGCTCACGCATGCGCCGCTGCCGCCGGCCGGCGTGCGCCAGGGCCCGGCCGAGTTCAGCGACCTCGCGTTCCACACGCCCGGCATCGAAGCCGAAATCGCGCTGCGGCTCGGCCAGGACGTGACGCCTGCGCAAGCCGCGAAGCTCGACCACGGCAACGCCGCTTCGCTCATCGATGCGATGGCTGTTTCGGTCGAGATCGTCGACTCGCGCTGGCAGGACCTGGCCGCTACGCCCGCGCTGCTGCGCCTGGCCGATTCGCAGGTGCACGGCGCATTGGTGCTTGGCGAATGGCAACCCTATGCCGCGGTCGACTGGGCTTCGCAGCGCTGCGAAACGAAGGTCGGCAACGCGAAAACCGTTGTGCGCGAAGGCACCCATCCGCTGGCCGATCCGGCGTGGCTGCTGCCGATCTGGCTGCGCCACATCACGCGGCACGGGCAGACGGCGCCGGCCGGCACCGTGGTCACCACCGGCTCGTGGGTCGGCATCGTGCCCTGCCGCCGCGGCGATCAGGTGACGGTGGAATTCGCGGGCATCGGCGCGGTGCGCCTCCGCGTATAG
- a CDS encoding GntR family transcriptional regulator translates to MTADIIEISRLALHDQVASRLRTMLVEGHIAPGAKLNERELCLQLRVSRTPLREAIKLLAAEGLVDLLPNRGAVAVKLTEADVLNTFEVLAMLEGMSGELAAKRITDEELAEVRALHYEMMACFARRDLSGYYRLNARIHTAINEAAANPVLSSTYRSINARVQSLRFRTNQDEAKWKHAVEEHEQMIEALAARDAPAMRKVLVAHLTRKRDTVLALLRAGEIYPQANKAG, encoded by the coding sequence ATGACTGCAGACATCATCGAAATCTCGCGCCTCGCGCTGCACGACCAGGTGGCTTCGCGCCTGCGCACGATGCTGGTCGAAGGGCACATCGCCCCGGGCGCCAAGCTCAACGAGCGCGAGCTGTGCCTTCAGCTGCGCGTCTCGCGCACGCCGCTGCGCGAGGCCATCAAGCTGCTCGCGGCCGAAGGGCTGGTCGACCTGCTGCCCAACCGCGGCGCGGTGGCGGTGAAGCTCACCGAGGCCGACGTGCTCAACACCTTCGAGGTGCTGGCCATGCTCGAAGGCATGTCGGGCGAGCTGGCGGCCAAGCGCATCACCGACGAAGAACTGGCCGAGGTGCGCGCGCTGCACTACGAGATGATGGCCTGCTTCGCGCGGCGCGATCTCTCCGGCTACTACCGCCTCAACGCGCGCATCCACACCGCCATCAACGAGGCGGCGGCGAACCCGGTGCTGTCGAGCACCTACCGCTCGATCAACGCGCGCGTGCAGTCGCTGCGCTTTCGCACCAACCAGGACGAGGCCAAGTGGAAGCACGCGGTCGAGGAGCACGAACAGATGATCGAAGCGCTGGCCGCTCGCGATGCGCCGGCAATGCGCAAGGTGCTGGTCGCGCACCTGACGCGCAAGCGAGACACCGTGCTGGCGCTGCTGCGCGCCGGCGAAATCTATCCCCAGGCCAACAAGGCGGGCTGA
- a CDS encoding methylated-DNA--[protein]-cysteine S-methyltransferase, translating into MNAASSSGSEIIEPGFALFETAIGTCALAWGLRGLVGVQLPEENGEAATRARMRRRFANLNEAEPPESAQRAITAIQGLLKGASDDLGDFELDMSAVSEFHQRIYAIARRIPPGQTRTYGEIAAELGDKGLSRAVGQAMGHNPFAPVVPCHRVLAAGNKPGGFSAGGGALTKLRMLDIEGARPNGMASLF; encoded by the coding sequence ATGAATGCAGCATCGAGCAGCGGCAGCGAAATCATCGAGCCGGGCTTTGCCTTGTTCGAAACCGCGATAGGCACCTGCGCGCTGGCCTGGGGGCTGCGCGGGCTCGTCGGTGTGCAACTGCCGGAAGAAAACGGCGAAGCCGCCACGCGGGCGCGCATGCGGCGCCGCTTTGCGAACCTGAATGAGGCCGAGCCGCCTGAAAGCGCGCAGCGCGCGATCACAGCCATCCAGGGCTTGCTAAAAGGCGCTTCCGACGACCTCGGCGACTTCGAGCTCGACATGAGCGCCGTGTCGGAATTCCACCAACGCATCTATGCGATTGCGCGGCGCATTCCGCCCGGGCAAACGCGCACCTATGGCGAAATCGCGGCCGAACTCGGCGACAAGGGCCTGTCGCGCGCGGTGGGCCAGGCCATGGGCCACAACCCCTTCGCGCCGGTGGTGCCGTGCCACCGCGTGCTGGCCGCGGGCAACAAGCCCGGTGGTTTTTCGGCGGGCGGCGGCGCGCTGACGAAACTGCGCATGCTCGACATCGAAGGCGCGCGGCCGAACGGAATGGCTTCGCTTTTCTAG
- a CDS encoding MFS transporter: MPIALLALTAGAFGIGTTEFVIMGLLMQVSADLHVSITAAGLLISGYALGVAVGAPVLTIATRKLPRKTVLLALMAIFTLGNLACALAPSYELLMAARVVTSLAHGTFFGVGSVVATGLVAPERRASAIAIMFTGLTAATLLGVPAGAWLGLQYGWRATFWAVTLIGVLAFAVLAVFVPRVRSEAKPVPLRDELAVLARPQVLLGLAMTVLGFAGVFVVFTYIQPLLTQVTGLSESVVSPILLVFGGGLAIGNLLGGRLADKSTMPAVLGTLVALAAVLGAMQFTIGTPFTAVVFVGLLGIASFATVAPMQLRVLEKASGAGQNLASSLNIAAFNLGNALGAWVGGVVIDHGPGLRALGWVAALLTLAGLAIALWSRSLDRRENSNASPADCASARA, encoded by the coding sequence ATGCCAATCGCTTTACTCGCCCTCACCGCCGGTGCCTTCGGAATAGGCACCACCGAATTCGTCATCATGGGCCTGCTGATGCAGGTGTCGGCGGATCTCCACGTCTCCATCACGGCCGCCGGCCTGCTGATTTCGGGCTACGCACTCGGCGTCGCGGTCGGCGCGCCCGTGCTCACCATCGCCACCCGCAAGCTGCCGCGCAAGACGGTGCTGCTTGCACTGATGGCGATCTTCACGCTCGGCAACCTGGCCTGTGCGCTCGCGCCCAGCTATGAATTGCTGATGGCCGCGCGCGTGGTCACCTCGCTCGCGCATGGCACCTTCTTCGGCGTGGGCTCGGTGGTGGCCACCGGGCTGGTCGCGCCGGAACGCCGCGCCTCGGCCATCGCCATCATGTTCACCGGCCTCACGGCCGCCACGCTGCTGGGCGTGCCGGCCGGTGCCTGGCTCGGCCTGCAGTACGGCTGGCGCGCCACCTTCTGGGCGGTGACGCTGATCGGCGTGCTGGCCTTTGCCGTGCTCGCCGTGTTCGTGCCGCGTGTCAGGAGCGAAGCCAAGCCGGTACCTTTGCGCGACGAACTCGCGGTGCTCGCGCGGCCGCAGGTGCTGCTCGGCCTGGCGATGACGGTGCTCGGCTTCGCGGGCGTGTTCGTGGTGTTCACCTACATCCAGCCCTTGCTGACGCAGGTCACCGGCCTGTCCGAATCGGTGGTGTCGCCGATCCTGCTGGTGTTCGGCGGTGGCCTGGCCATCGGCAATCTCCTCGGCGGCAGGCTGGCCGACAAGTCGACGATGCCGGCCGTGCTCGGCACGCTGGTGGCGCTGGCCGCGGTGCTTGGCGCGATGCAGTTCACCATCGGAACGCCGTTCACGGCCGTGGTGTTCGTCGGCCTGCTCGGCATCGCTTCCTTCGCCACCGTGGCGCCGATGCAGCTGCGCGTGCTCGAGAAGGCTTCGGGCGCGGGCCAGAACCTGGCGTCGAGCCTCAACATCGCGGCCTTCAACCTGGGCAATGCGCTCGGCGCGTGGGTGGGCGGCGTGGTCATCGACCATGGGCCGGGCCTGCGCGCGCTCGGCTGGGTGGCCGCGCTGCTCACGCTCGCCGGCCTGGCGATCGCGCTCTGGAGCCGTTCGCTCGACCGGCGCGAAAACAGCAATGCCTCGCCGGCCGATTGCGCCTCGGCACGGGCCTGA
- a CDS encoding FAD-binding and (Fe-S)-binding domain-containing protein, whose translation MRVDPASHIQPAGTVLPPNDTCELLARRLRAETEGEVLFDDGSRGRYATDASIYQITPVGAFVPTNERDIATAIDIARDLKVPVLARGGGTSQCGQTTGAALVIDNSKHFRRVLDVNVEEGTATVEPGLVLDHLNAQLKPHGLWYPVDVSTSAQATLGGMAGNNSCGSRSIAYGNMVHNVLGASAWLSSGELVEFGPQSTLGARAAGIASFVHGLALAHREQIHAHWPKVLRRVAGYNLDIFDNQSEKPYTADGSVNLAHLLIGAEGTLAYTKSLTLKLAPLPRAKVLGIVNFPTFHAAMDAAQHIVKLGPTAVELVDRTMIELSLANPAFKPTVETALIGKPAAILLVEFAGTGKAALLPQLKQLVELMGDLGLPRSVVEMPDDARQKNLWEVRKAGLNIMMSLKGDGKPVSFIEDCAVPLEHLAEYTDALTEVFARYGSRGTWYAHASVGTLHVRPILDMRTDGGAKMRAIAEEASVLVRKYKGAFSGEHGDGLCRGEWIEWQFGPALNEAFRAIKQKLDPANLFNPGKIVDTPRMDDASLLRFAPPTAPRPYRRIELKPVLDWSAWNVNADPVTEKTSAPGTGGDSTGGLAKAVEMCNNNGHCRKFDAGTMCPSYRVTRDEQHLTRGRANTLRLALSGQLGADAFTGEEMHETMDLCVGCKGCKRDCPTGVDMAKMKIEFLDHYKKRHGHSLKDKLVAHMPDYAHRASRVPWLMNLRNTVPGAAWLGEKLLGFSARRSLPEWRSDTFWRAKADLHGMFASREAVLSVQANGGKAAVLFVDTFNGTFESENALAAARVLKAAGYTLHTVEKSGGHHCCGRTFLASGMVGEAKRRAEALIDALRPLAEAGIAIVGLEPSCLLTLRDETLVMGFGKKAETVARQALLFEEFIARELKAGRFALALTPATAPILLHGHCHQKAFGAVSPILDVLRLIPGAEPELIESSCCGMAGSFGYEARHIDVSMQMAEASLLPAIRARPDAIVVADGTSCRHQIGDGAQREAVHVAVLLERHLVPPTLSPEQT comes from the coding sequence ATGCGCGTCGATCCCGCCAGCCACATCCAGCCCGCCGGAACCGTTCTTCCGCCCAACGACACCTGCGAACTGCTCGCACGCCGGCTGCGCGCCGAGACCGAAGGCGAGGTGCTGTTCGACGACGGTTCGCGCGGCCGCTACGCCACCGATGCGTCGATCTACCAGATCACGCCGGTCGGCGCTTTCGTGCCCACCAACGAGCGCGACATTGCCACCGCCATCGACATTGCGCGCGACCTGAAGGTGCCGGTGCTCGCGCGCGGCGGCGGCACCAGCCAGTGCGGCCAGACCACGGGCGCCGCGCTGGTGATCGACAACAGCAAGCATTTCCGCCGCGTGCTCGATGTGAACGTGGAGGAGGGCACCGCCACCGTCGAGCCCGGCCTGGTGCTCGACCATCTGAATGCACAGCTCAAGCCGCATGGCCTGTGGTACCCCGTCGATGTGTCGACCAGCGCGCAGGCCACGCTGGGCGGCATGGCGGGCAACAACTCCTGCGGCTCGCGCTCCATCGCCTACGGCAACATGGTGCACAACGTGCTGGGCGCGAGCGCCTGGCTCTCGAGCGGCGAGCTGGTGGAGTTTGGGCCGCAATCCACGCTGGGCGCCCGTGCGGCCGGCATTGCGAGCTTCGTGCACGGGCTGGCGCTTGCGCACCGCGAGCAGATCCACGCCCACTGGCCCAAGGTGCTGCGCCGCGTGGCGGGCTACAACCTCGACATCTTCGACAACCAGAGCGAGAAGCCGTACACCGCGGACGGCAGCGTGAACCTCGCGCACTTGCTGATCGGCGCCGAGGGCACGCTGGCCTACACGAAGAGCCTCACGCTCAAGCTCGCGCCGCTGCCGCGCGCCAAGGTGCTGGGCATCGTGAACTTTCCGACCTTCCATGCGGCCATGGATGCCGCGCAGCACATCGTGAAGCTGGGCCCCACGGCGGTGGAACTGGTCGACCGCACGATGATCGAGCTGAGCCTGGCCAACCCGGCTTTCAAGCCCACGGTGGAAACCGCGCTGATCGGCAAGCCCGCGGCCATTTTGCTGGTCGAGTTTGCGGGCACCGGGAAGGCCGCGCTGCTGCCGCAGCTGAAGCAGCTGGTCGAGCTGATGGGCGACCTCGGCCTGCCCCGCAGCGTGGTCGAAATGCCCGACGACGCGCGCCAGAAGAACCTCTGGGAAGTGCGCAAGGCCGGCCTCAACATCATGATGAGCCTGAAGGGCGACGGCAAGCCGGTGAGCTTCATCGAGGACTGCGCCGTGCCGCTCGAGCACCTGGCCGAATACACCGATGCATTGACCGAAGTGTTTGCGAGGTATGGCAGCCGCGGCACCTGGTATGCGCATGCCTCGGTCGGCACGCTGCATGTGCGGCCGATCCTGGACATGCGTACCGATGGCGGCGCCAAGATGCGCGCTATTGCGGAAGAAGCCTCCGTGCTGGTGCGCAAGTACAAGGGCGCCTTCAGCGGCGAGCATGGCGACGGCCTGTGCCGCGGCGAGTGGATCGAATGGCAGTTCGGCCCGGCCCTCAACGAGGCGTTCCGCGCCATCAAGCAGAAGCTCGATCCGGCCAACCTGTTCAACCCCGGCAAGATCGTCGACACGCCACGCATGGACGACGCGTCGCTGTTGCGCTTTGCGCCGCCCACGGCGCCCAGGCCCTACCGGCGCATCGAACTCAAGCCCGTGCTCGACTGGTCGGCCTGGAACGTCAACGCCGACCCGGTGACCGAGAAGACCAGCGCGCCCGGCACCGGCGGCGACAGCACCGGCGGCCTCGCCAAGGCCGTGGAAATGTGCAACAACAACGGCCACTGTCGCAAGTTCGACGCCGGCACCATGTGCCCGAGCTACCGCGTGACGCGCGACGAGCAGCACCTGACGCGCGGGCGCGCCAACACGCTGCGGCTCGCGCTCTCGGGCCAGCTCGGCGCCGATGCTTTCACCGGCGAAGAAATGCACGAGACCATGGACCTGTGCGTCGGCTGCAAGGGCTGCAAGCGCGATTGCCCGACCGGCGTCGACATGGCGAAGATGAAGATCGAGTTCCTCGACCACTACAAGAAGCGCCACGGCCACTCGCTCAAGGACAAGCTGGTGGCCCACATGCCCGACTACGCGCACCGCGCGAGCCGCGTGCCATGGCTCATGAACCTGCGCAACACCGTGCCCGGCGCGGCCTGGCTGGGCGAGAAGCTGCTGGGCTTTTCGGCACGCCGGTCGCTGCCCGAATGGCGCTCCGACACCTTCTGGCGCGCCAAGGCCGACCTGCACGGCATGTTCGCCAGCCGCGAAGCCGTGCTGTCGGTGCAGGCGAACGGCGGCAAGGCCGCGGTGCTTTTCGTCGACACCTTCAACGGCACCTTCGAAAGCGAGAACGCGCTCGCTGCGGCCCGCGTGCTCAAGGCCGCGGGCTACACGCTGCACACGGTCGAGAAGAGCGGCGGGCACCACTGCTGCGGCCGCACCTTCCTGGCCAGCGGCATGGTGGGCGAGGCCAAGCGCCGCGCCGAGGCGCTGATCGATGCGCTGCGGCCGCTCGCCGAAGCCGGCATTGCCATCGTCGGGCTCGAGCCTTCATGCTTGCTCACGCTGCGCGACGAGACCCTGGTGATGGGCTTCGGCAAGAAGGCCGAAACCGTGGCCAGGCAGGCGCTGCTGTTCGAGGAGTTCATTGCGCGCGAGCTGAAGGCCGGGCGCTTCGCGCTCGCGCTCACGCCGGCCACGGCGCCGATCCTGCTGCACGGCCATTGCCACCAGAAAGCCTTCGGCGCGGTCAGCCCGATCCTGGATGTGCTGCGGCTCATTCCCGGCGCCGAGCCCGAGCTGATCGAAAGCTCCTGCTGCGGCATGGCGGGCAGCTTCGGCTACGAGGCGCGCCACATCGACGTCTCGATGCAGATGGCTGAGGCCAGCCTGCTGCCGGCGATCCGAGCCAGGCCCGACGCCATCGTGGTGGCCGACGGCACCAGTTGCCGCCATCAGATCGGGGATGGCGCGCAGCGCGAGGCGGTGCATGTGGCTGTGCTGCTGGAGCGGCACCTCGTGCCGCCAACCCTGTCGCCCGAGCAGACTTAG
- a CDS encoding Bug family tripartite tricarboxylate transporter substrate binding protein produces the protein MQRRSLIQAAGAAAATLGVPRLFAQEWPSGPVRIVVGFPPGGGTDALARVVAQKLTVMWNQQVIVENKGGVAGVLAAEYVSQQPSDGSTLLMAHINSHALAPSLQPKLRYSVERDFVPIVLVGVTPNLLIASPAQKALTVNDIVAACKAAPGTVSFGSAGAGSAQHLALEMFKLQARVDALHVPYKGSGPLLADLMGGQIQYSFETMTAATPHVKSGRVLAVAQTRGKRAKGHPNVPTMQEQGFAGFEATTWYGLAGPGKLPQGIAEKVNRDVNTALAMPDVQEKLDTYGAEDGGGSQDKFRQFISTEIAKWAKVVKDGKVHVDT, from the coding sequence ATGCAGAGACGTTCGCTGATTCAGGCCGCGGGTGCCGCGGCCGCCACGCTGGGCGTGCCCCGGCTCTTTGCGCAGGAGTGGCCTTCGGGGCCGGTGCGCATCGTGGTGGGCTTTCCGCCCGGCGGCGGCACCGATGCGCTCGCGCGCGTGGTGGCGCAGAAGCTCACGGTGATGTGGAACCAGCAGGTCATCGTCGAGAACAAGGGCGGCGTGGCCGGCGTGCTGGCGGCCGAATACGTGTCGCAGCAGCCCAGCGACGGCAGCACGCTGCTCATGGCGCACATCAACAGCCATGCACTCGCGCCCAGCCTGCAGCCCAAGCTGCGCTACAGCGTGGAGCGCGACTTCGTGCCGATCGTGCTGGTGGGCGTCACGCCCAACCTGCTGATCGCGAGCCCGGCGCAGAAGGCGCTCACGGTGAACGACATCGTGGCCGCCTGCAAGGCCGCGCCCGGCACGGTGAGCTTCGGCTCCGCGGGCGCGGGCTCGGCGCAGCACCTGGCGCTGGAAATGTTCAAGCTGCAGGCCCGGGTCGATGCGCTGCACGTGCCCTACAAAGGCAGCGGCCCGCTCCTGGCCGACCTGATGGGCGGCCAGATCCAGTACAGCTTCGAAACCATGACAGCGGCCACGCCGCACGTGAAGAGCGGCCGCGTGCTGGCCGTGGCGCAAACGCGCGGCAAGCGCGCCAAGGGACATCCGAACGTGCCGACGATGCAGGAACAGGGTTTCGCGGGTTTCGAGGCCACCACCTGGTACGGGCTCGCGGGCCCGGGCAAGCTGCCGCAGGGCATTGCCGAGAAGGTGAACCGCGACGTCAACACGGCGCTGGCGATGCCCGACGTGCAGGAGAAGCTCGACACCTATGGCGCCGAGGACGGCGGCGGTTCGCAGGACAAGTTCAGGCAGTTCATCTCGACCGAGATCGCGAAGTGGGCGAAGGTGGTGAAGGATGGCAAGGTGCATGTGGATACTTGA